The Apostichopus japonicus isolate 1M-3 chromosome 1, ASM3797524v1, whole genome shotgun sequence DNA segment TAAATACTTAAAAACGCACCATGTGATGTCTTAACGTCTAGTTATTTTCTAGGAGAGACTCTCAGATCCCCTACTGACACAGGAGTCAGTTACAACGCCCTCAGAACCCTATCCACTCTTTAACAAGATCTTTAATTTACCTGTAGATTTTCCAAGAAGCTTGATATCCCCAAGTACAACAGGGTGGATAGTTATAGTCATTCCATCACTACCTTCATATGGCAGTTATTGTACATGATATCATCATGTACTCATTTCATCTCGCTTTTATTAGAAAGGTCTTATACATTACTATCAATGGCAGAAGCGATacacacatttaatattatagTCTAGCTCCCTACTGTACTGTTGTTCATCTCGTAAGGTAAAGGTGGCATGCAaatgggagaggggtgggggggggggttgacggTTTAATTGCTTTAATTGACTAAGGTGGTGGCTcgctttccttttcttttaaagTAATTCTAGTGAAATTATATAAACTAAGAAGGCCGATATTAATCATCATGATTCGTTTCATCTTAAAGTTTCTAGTTTTTTCAGCAAATGTTGGTACTTCTCTCCTCATCAGCTGGACCCAGCCTTTGATATTCGATTCAGTGTGGTGTTTACTCTGGATATTCATTTCTTTCATGTGTGTTTTTGCGGTTGACTTTATTCTGGTTTCTGTTGGAAAGAACATTTATAAAGTTACAAACGTTGATCCAGTTCTCTATTTTAATGAAGCACATTTTAGAATGAACAAACAAGACATGTTAGATGTCGATTCTTGTGTAGAGATTTTCAGCAAACAAatccattcttttcttttcttttcttctttcctttcttgCCTGTTATGTTCCCTTTTCTgtcctttgttgtttattttctttttttaatgaacTTAAGTTGGCATTGCGATGTCTTGTCAAAAACAGTACCATGATCTCTTTAGATTTCTTGAACTTTTCTTTTACGATTCCGTAAAGGAAATAGTGAACAAGTTTTGCACTTTAGTTTCATGTATATTGGGTTTGGGACATAACTTCTACTAATTTATATACTATTACTTGAGCTAATTTCAAGCAGAAACTATCTTTAAAGTTATAAAATGATATGCTACTTGGTCATAAAGTCAATACAGGAAGATGGTATCCTTGGTGGTATTATCACAGTTGAATGTACCTCTTAAATTGTCTTAATTGTTGTTACATCAGAGTATACCGACAACAACATTTATGTTACTAGTAGTAATCATATTAAAGTATGCACACTGAGATATACTCACCAGACCATAACTAAACATCTTTCTCGACTGAAATGTAGCTACAAGTAGCTTCTCTCCCTCCTCTGTCATCAATGTTGTCATACACCGTGCTCCATCTTCTGTCCGTTTGGTTGTCAACAACTGCTGACCATCTTGACTGTACTGTGTGATGATACGTGATCCAAAACTATACCACAAGATGTATACAAAACCTGCCCTGTCTGCACATATACTGTAAAGACACCAAGTCTCTCCATCAATATCTGGTTTCGGGAGCTCGTATAGTAACTCCGCCTCTGTTGTAGATGTATCCATGGTTACAGCGTATGCACGTCTACTCCCTTCATCGCATATTAGCAGAACGCCTTCATGATAAAGGATATCTCTTGACCATTCCATAACCTCTGGCAGCTTCAGAGCTCGAATGAACTTAAATTCTTCATCAAATATGAATAGCGATCCAATATATGTACCTACAATGATGTGGCCACGTTTAGGATCATTAGTTATACAACTCGCAAGCTTCACATTCACCGTTTTGATGTCATCACTGTGGGACGTGatattattttgagtaaaggACCCATCGTGAATATTATAAACACCAACCTGATTGGATGTACAAACCGAAGCTATCTTATCACCTGATAAAGCAGCACAGTGACGATCGGGATGAAGAGAGCCCCCTTTGGCTTTATCTATCTTGTCATGACGAATCTGACGTCCTTGTCTGTTTATGACAGTGATAAATGAATGGTCAATTGATAATCTCCCAGACACGACGATGTAACCAGTTCCGGTACTTGTTATACTATTTACAAGAAACCCAGTAGCTTTGGTCACATCAAGATCAACAACAGATTCTACATTATCCGATATATTTACTCTATCACTACACAACATTGGTAGATCATCCATTGTTATATCAGATAATGATTCCATTTCTGGACAATCTTTCATAAGATCCTCAACTAGGGGTTCGCTCGCAGCTCTTATATCAGGAATACACTGTGCGTCTGTCCAGTGGTTATGTGATTCAAGGACACTCGAAGCTATAGTAgacacattttcaaacttattgaCCCATTGATTACAAAGATCTGATAAGTTTTGTGTTTCTCTAAGCTTGCGTTGCTGCTGttcttctattgttttatttctctcattcatTTCTGCATCAAGTCTGTTCATTTTTTCGTCAATCTTTAATTCTCTGTTTTCTAGTTCATTTTGTTTAGTAtcctctttctcttttgattctctaatttttattttaataatcctGTCGTACTCGTCtcttatttttctaattttctctTCCATGTCTGATTCTAATTCCTTCAATTCTTTTCTACTCCTTTCTTCGAGAACTGTTTTGAATCTGTTgaattctctcttttctttctctttcttattcTTTAACTTGCTGGTCTGATCTTCGTACTGCTTTTTCCATTTTGCTTTTGTATCAGCAACGATTGATGTAAGTTCTGCATTTACCTTGTTTATCTTATTAGTTAAGCTGGGtacattttctttcagttttacaAGTTCATCTAATCTCTTCTGCaacttctctctttcttctttcgaCACATTCGCAACGTCTTGtaggtcatgacctttgtgCTTTCCGTACGAACATGTTATACAAACAGGGAGATTTccacaagtacaacaacataaGTGAGCCATGTGTTCCGGGTGAGTATGACACCTAGGAGCTTCCACCAATGATGCAAGTTTTTCTTGTGTGAGACTTTTTCTCTCAAGATCATTCAGACCTAATACGTGTTTCTGATGTTTGACAAATATCTTCTTGgtcaaatgaaattgataacacTGGACACAAAGAAATTCTTTACACATAAAACAGTAAGCTGTAACCTTTAACTTCTCTTCACAGCCAATacattctctctcttctctgttttcaaatgttttctgtaGCTGAATAAACTGCAGCATACTTTTCATATGGAAATCAGTCTTGAATCCATCTATTCTATTGTTTGGTATTTTACAGACATCTTTACAAAGAGGACATTCAAATGTCCCAACCTGTCCTTCTAGTAATGGTTCCAAACATTGTTTACAAAATCTATGTAGACAGGGTAATAGTTTCGGTTCTTTAAACAGatccaaacaaattgaacattcaAAGAATTTATCTTCGATGTCTTTCCAAGGAGATGGGCAGGCCATTTTTGTCTCGAAATTATATCTGTAAAGaaaattatgattaattttaattaatatcataatttgaATTAACAAATTGAGAGCATAAAAATTAAGTAGAAAGATCTTCAATAAACTGAATTCAATAACTTTTCTTTGTAACCTACGGTATGACTGGTATATTTCTCCTATAAACACAGAAGCCGAGAAATTGGTGCAACTCGATCACTGACATAATGGAACTGTTCAGATACTTAGCATATATACCTACTATGttgttacatcaccataccaagtatgaactaaatcagaCATACTGTAGAgttgaagagatattgccaTATATGAATTGCACGTTAATCCCGCCCACTCATCATTATGCATGAAATGGGAAGCACAAACAATAGAGCACATTTACACAAcatggggcatctacctactGTACCAAGCACGACATTGACTCAACTTGTGCTTCTGGCCATCACAAACTCAggcgcccacccccccccccgaacacATACACGCCATcacgattgcaaaggttaccAAGCCTTCAGCATCATATAACCACAAAGAGTCACACAGTGGCATGAGCATCATAGCAAAGTGGAGTAATGGAGGGGGCAAGTTCAACTTACCCCCAATTGATTAAGGTATGGCGTTTAAAATTGTGTTGATGGGCCAGAAGAGAATGATAGATTTTAagtaggggaggggagaggactGCACTTGAGTCATTGTAGTACCCTATGTCGGGATGTAGGAGTCCACACCCGGAACTTTATGTTTTTTACGCGTCAACTGGTACATTCTGAGGTATTAATTTAGGTCTGTATAAGCAGGGGCATCAATGatggcgggagggggggggggggggcggggggcagAGGGACACATTCCTCTTTCTCAAAGGTGGAAGAAATAATATCAAATGTTCCCCGCCCAGGTTTAGTGCCTTGACTCGTGTAGGCACTAGCCCATTATCAGGCTCATAATGACTCGTGTATCTCATAAAGGGGGCGCTGAAAACATTGTGCTATGAGATTATTGGTACATTTTATTCTCATTTGCTCAACCCCCAATGAAAATAGAACTTCCACTGGGTTGAAGATATAAGAATTTCAGATTCCATTTATAGCATAAATTAACCGAGGAACCGAGCCCATACACCAGTGACGCTATATGCTGAGCAAGGAGATAATGAAAGCCTGCAGCATTCGCTAATCTCCTTTCTAgtttaatatgttttatattatatattatgttgTTTGTCACGTACAGTATAGGCAATATAATGTGAATGCTTAGGCAGTAAGCACTATTTCAGTTAGTTTAagcaaaatgttcatatcatttcttctgatttcattagtcagtatatactgtagtgtgCAACCTCAAAGTCACGTCAGGCACGTTTTGTAGGAATGGCGTTCCAAACAATTAAACACAGGGTTTTATTATAAGTgatcatatttttaaaattacgATAAACGTAGAAAACTCCTAAGGTTTTACTgtgaacagtgtagcagtcaaTTATGAAACTATGGctcatgaatatatttattacatcaCTCTATATGTTTGATGTCAGCCTATCAGTTTCAATGTTAGCTCCTAAATCAGTACCCAATAATTTAACTAAGATTATTTAGGCACAGTCCCCTACATGGCCCATCCATTCAGTtcattatcccccccccccccagtaagTCCCTTCTTGGGATGTAGAACAAATACAACTAATTAACACATTAATTCTCCAAATGGCTTCCCCTCTTCATACAGCTATTATAAGAACTCCATGGCATGCTTTTAAAAAAAGTAACCTAAAGCATATCTTTCCCTACAAAGTGAATTCACCTAATTTACCATTTTTCTAATTCTAATTGACCTTTCTTTTTGGAAGTGTAACATTCTCAATCATGAGAtcttaaaataaagaatgttcagatgcaacttacaaggcctgggaagggtaatttccggcaaTCTGCAGGGGAGGCATTGTTTGGCCAATAGTTTCTTGCTACCCTACACACCAATTGATGGTGGCGCTGAAATTGCCCACCAAATAAAAGTCAGTACAATAGGCCCTAGTATATACACATTAAACCCTTATTATGTGTAGCATTTGGACGATGCATAATGCTTCTCGATGTTCCTcacccccctctttttttctattCAAGGTAGGCCCCTGAAGCATCtatattttatagtttaatgTTTCTGATATAGTGAATACATATGCCCAGTAATGAACCCAACAGTGCTTTTGAATGTAGTTGTGATACaatatgtgtgtatgttgtaGACATATACAGCAAGGCGATTTTATTCTTGCATGcaaagtttaagaatgtttccattttgttttaagtttcaattttatttacaCCAGGTTACACCATGATGTTAAACAGATAAGTCTTTCTTGCTCTATGTCTAATCACTAGTGACTTTTGTTCAATAATATTtatgactgacatatcaattcAAGGATCAAAAAGAGGCAAACTTAAAGATTTCTAGATATGAGTTCACCCCAGACCTCCGTCGGGGCTTCGCCCTAGGGCACATTGACCCATGAACCTAGTGATCTACCCAACAGTGCTTCTTAAATGTACTTATgataccatatgtttgcatgttGTATAACAAGGTGATTTTATTCTTGCATGaaaagtttaagaatgtttaaaCAGTTGACTTGTAATGAAAATACATGATGATTTGAAGTTTACTCAATCAGTCAGTTTATAACATCAGGGTTTAGTGAATTCGGTATCATGGCTATGACCTCGATAACTGATCTGTTATGATTGTTTAGCTTAGTAATATAACAACGGTAATACAAAATTAACGATCATACTAATCACAATTGAAATTTTACTCCATTAAATCCCACTTAATGGTACATCAAATACTGATGAACTAAGGaaacatgtttgaaattatAACCGTTATGCATTTCTAAGACTTACCTTACTTTAATGTTTAACTTTTCCCGTACTCTTGCATCAAGTTATTAAACTAGccagatttttctttcttacgtTATTTCGAGTCGGACCAGGAAGGAAATACATgataatacacactgtacattgtACGTATGTATCCTTTAATGGATACAACGCACGAAACTTATATACCAATTGAGATTGGACTTTGATATCACGAGAACACCCACTGAACTGATATGATTAGTACTTTACATCAAAAGTAAACAATTGCGTAAACTATTAATAATAACTATATGAGATAACGCAAACGTTGAGTCTCTACGGGACTATTTAATCGATCCCCATAGGGGAACTTATAAGTGACAAGTAATAATTGAACAAAATGCAAAGAATTAAGCATGTACTTATATTActatatgtgtgcatgttgtagatATCTGAAAAcaaggtgattttttttttcttgggtgcaaagtttaagaatgtttccGTTTGTTTTAAGTTTCAATATTATTTATCACAATAAAGGACCTAAGTTATAACTAGATGCTGAATAGATATGTCTTTCTTAATTGATGTCTTatcacttgtcagatgtgactTTTGTTAACATGTATTTATGACTGGCATATCATTTCAAGGACCAAACAGAAGTAAACTTGAATATTTTTAGGTGTGAGTCCGCTCCTGGACCCCGACGGGGCTTCGCCTTTGCACCCCATCAGGGGCTCTAAGGTGAAACTCTGTAGACCACCCGATACATTTTATTGCGCCAAAACGCTCACTCCTTCAGTTTTATACATGTTCAGTCATTTATGTCTCCCCTCACCGCACTTTTCAATTGTGATTGAAGCCTGTTTGTATAGGTAGCTCTGAGCGCAATGTTGTTCTTATAAAATTACTTCAGAATTCACCCAACTGTTCTGGGAAGTGAATGTAAGTGGGCCTTAAAGCTTGTGT contains these protein-coding regions:
- the LOC139957446 gene encoding uncharacterized protein, which gives rise to MACPSPWKDIEDKFFECSICLDLFKEPKLLPCLHRFCKQCLEPLLEGQVGTFECPLCKDVCKIPNNRIDGFKTDFHMKSMLQFIQLQKTFENREERECIGCEEKLKVTAYCFMCKEFLCVQCYQFHLTKKIFVKHQKHVLGLNDLERKSLTQEKLASLVEAPRCHTHPEHMAHLCCCTCGNLPVCITCSYGKHKGHDLQDVANVSKEEREKLQKRLDELVKLKENVPSLTNKINKVNAELTSIVADTKAKWKKQYEDQTSKLKNKKEKEKREFNRFKTVLEERSRKELKELESDMEEKIRKIRDEYDRIIKIKIRESKEKEDTKQNELENRELKIDEKMNRLDAEMNERNKTIEEQQQRKLRETQNLSDLCNQWVNKFENVSTIASSVLESHNHWTDAQCIPDIRAASEPLVEDLMKDCPEMESLSDITMDDLPMLCSDRVNISDNVESVVDLDVTKATGFLVNSITSTGTGYIVVSGRLSIDHSFITVINRQGRQIRHDKIDKAKGGSLHPDRHCAALSGDKIASVCTSNQVGVYNIHDGSFTQNNITSHSDDIKTVNVKLASCITNDPKRGHIIVGTYIGSLFIFDEEFKFIRALKLPEVMEWSRDILYHEGVLLICDEGSRRAYAVTMDTSTTEAELLYELPKPDIDGETWCLYSICADRAGFVYILWYSFGSRIITQYSQDGQQLLTTKRTEDGARCMTTLMTEEGEKLLVATFQSRKMFSYGLKPE